A single window of Acetohalobium arabaticum DSM 5501 DNA harbors:
- a CDS encoding lipopolysaccharide kinase InaA family protein, with amino-acid sequence MELDYIKEKDDLGTRLIWIAEGWDGDRFRSYLDSFDRDFRAGNAIYDKRNLLTRIEPNKELGIKEDIAVKKFKLTRTYDKLRFCFLDSKAVRSLKIALALEEIGVKTPSPVAVVEKRGKFNKLLYSYFITEYVDYDYNLLDIAKDYDHSLRNKLKDWLPQIARDVKRMHQAGVVHNDLHAGNILVKLTEEKPEFYYIDLNRGRIKSNLSQKQRVKDLARFKLTSEEKEIFMEYYAPQHHQELLDLMIKQRERRQRLRQFKKKVRSLLGVR; translated from the coding sequence ATGGAGTTGGATTATATTAAGGAAAAGGATGATTTAGGGACTAGGTTAATCTGGATAGCTGAAGGATGGGATGGTGATAGGTTTAGAAGCTATCTGGATAGCTTTGATAGGGATTTTAGGGCGGGAAATGCTATTTATGATAAGCGTAATCTGTTAACTAGAATTGAGCCTAATAAAGAGTTAGGGATTAAAGAGGATATTGCAGTTAAGAAGTTTAAGTTAACGCGGACTTATGACAAGCTGCGGTTCTGTTTTCTTGATTCTAAAGCTGTTCGTTCACTGAAGATTGCTCTGGCTTTAGAGGAGATTGGAGTTAAGACTCCTAGCCCGGTAGCGGTGGTGGAGAAGAGGGGTAAGTTTAATAAGCTGCTCTATAGTTACTTTATTACTGAGTATGTTGATTATGATTATAATTTGTTGGATATAGCCAAGGATTATGATCATTCTCTGCGGAATAAGTTAAAAGACTGGCTGCCGCAGATTGCCCGAGATGTAAAGAGAATGCATCAGGCGGGAGTTGTGCATAATGATCTCCATGCGGGTAATATTTTGGTCAAGCTTACAGAGGAGAAACCGGAATTTTATTATATAGATCTGAACCGGGGGCGGATTAAGAGTAATTTAAGTCAGAAGCAGCGGGTTAAGGATCTGGCACGGTTTAAGTTGACAAGTGAAGAGAAAGAGATATTTATGGAGTATTATGCTCCACAGCATCATCAGGAATTATTGGATTTGATGATTAAACAGCGGGAAAGAAGACAGAGATTGCGTCAATTTAAAAAGAAGGTAAGAAGTTTACTTGGAGTACGATAA
- a CDS encoding glycosyltransferase: protein MKKILFLNSCVEWGGGEKWTFEAAEELDSRGYEVIVGSVAKSELYQKAQRAGLRTKVVPVKGNLSALNPVKLFSFVKYLKQEEIDTIFLNLSQDLKFGGIGGRLAGVDQIIYRRGSAIPIKDRFYTKFLLEDCVTDIIANSKSTKETILENTVQWLSEDKIEIIYNGIKVDEIKSQKEGSDIRAEFGIDEDEVLIGNVGRLSRQKGHKYLVEAVKLLSEEINNFKVLVVGKGKLENKIKKQVKSLGVEEYIIFTGFRSDVYNIMEQIDFLLHTALWEGFGFVIAEAMAVGKPVVSTDVSNISEIMVDGQTGYLAESKNPADIAEKTIKMINTTKKEKMGRIGKNIIEDRFTFTRMIDQIEELYL from the coding sequence ATGAAGAAGATACTATTTCTTAACAGCTGTGTCGAATGGGGCGGCGGTGAAAAGTGGACTTTTGAGGCGGCTGAGGAGTTAGATAGCCGCGGGTATGAAGTGATTGTCGGCAGTGTCGCCAAAAGTGAATTATATCAGAAAGCCCAACGGGCCGGCTTAAGAACCAAAGTAGTTCCGGTTAAGGGAAATTTATCGGCGCTTAATCCGGTTAAGCTCTTTTCTTTTGTGAAGTATCTCAAACAGGAAGAGATTGATACCATCTTTCTAAACTTATCCCAGGACCTGAAATTCGGCGGAATCGGCGGCAGATTAGCCGGCGTGGACCAGATTATCTACCGCCGCGGCAGTGCAATTCCGATCAAGGATCGATTCTATACGAAGTTTCTGCTTGAGGACTGCGTAACTGATATTATTGCTAATTCTAAGTCTACCAAAGAGACTATTCTGGAGAATACTGTCCAGTGGCTGAGTGAAGATAAGATTGAGATTATTTATAACGGTATTAAAGTAGATGAAATAAAAAGTCAGAAGGAAGGCTCTGATATTAGAGCAGAGTTTGGAATTGATGAGGATGAAGTCCTAATTGGTAATGTAGGCCGGTTAAGTAGACAGAAGGGTCATAAATACTTAGTAGAGGCGGTTAAGTTACTCAGTGAAGAGATTAATAACTTTAAAGTTTTAGTTGTGGGAAAAGGAAAGCTAGAGAATAAGATCAAGAAGCAGGTTAAGTCTTTAGGTGTGGAGGAGTATATTATATTTACCGGCTTTAGAAGTGATGTTTATAATATCATGGAGCAGATTGATTTCTTATTACATACTGCACTCTGGGAAGGTTTCGGCTTTGTAATTGCTGAGGCGATGGCAGTAGGTAAGCCGGTAGTCAGCACTGATGTAAGCAATATCTCTGAGATTATGGTTGACGGTCAGACAGGCTATCTGGCTGAAAGTAAGAATCCGGCTGATATAGCTGAAAAGACAATTAAAATGATTAATACTACTAAGAAGGAAAAAATGGGTAGGATAGGTAAAAATATAATAGAAGATAGATTTACGTTTACGCGTATGATAGATCAAATTGAAGAGTTATATCTATAG
- a CDS encoding glycosyltransferase family 2 protein, with the protein MASLGALVLTYNEEENITDCLDSIDWVEEIVVVDSYSEDDTVELAQQYTSKVYQREFDDFASQRNFGLEKLESEWVLVVDADERVTEELKEEVLDKLSNPQVEGYRVPRRNYFLGKWIKHCGWYPDYTLRLFKTAENSYSGLVHEGIELDGKVVELENDLIHYTYRNLDHYLDKMNHYTTLDAEKKYQAGVKKSLAYMLLRPVLEFIKKFFLKKGFLLGRQGLILSIFSFYYQFQKYVKLWEKYEVEPGSDSNEEDTIS; encoded by the coding sequence GTGGCTTCACTCGGTGCTTTAGTCTTAACTTATAATGAAGAGGAGAATATTACTGATTGTCTGGACAGTATTGACTGGGTTGAGGAGATAGTTGTTGTTGATTCCTACAGTGAGGATGATACTGTTGAACTGGCCCAGCAGTATACATCAAAGGTTTACCAGCGGGAGTTTGATGACTTTGCTTCTCAGCGCAACTTCGGTCTGGAGAAGCTGGAATCGGAGTGGGTTTTAGTAGTTGATGCTGATGAGCGGGTAACAGAGGAGTTAAAAGAAGAGGTTCTTGATAAGCTATCTAATCCGCAGGTAGAGGGCTATCGGGTACCGCGGAGGAATTACTTCTTAGGTAAATGGATTAAACACTGCGGCTGGTATCCTGATTATACACTGCGGCTCTTTAAGACTGCTGAGAATAGCTACAGCGGCCTGGTCCATGAAGGAATCGAGCTGGACGGCAAAGTAGTTGAGCTGGAGAATGACTTAATTCACTACACCTACCGTAATCTCGATCATTATCTGGATAAGATGAACCACTATACAACCTTAGATGCGGAAAAGAAGTATCAGGCCGGGGTCAAAAAGAGTTTAGCCTATATGCTGCTGAGGCCTGTTTTAGAGTTTATCAAGAAGTTCTTCTTAAAGAAGGGATTTCTGTTGGGCCGGCAGGGTCTAATCCTTTCAATCTTTTCTTTTTATTATCAGTTCCAGAAGTATGTTAAGCTCTGGGAGAAGTATGAAGTCGAGCCGGGGAGCGATAGTAATGAAGAAGATACTATTTCTTAA
- the waaF gene encoding lipopolysaccharide heptosyltransferase II encodes MEAEVREPERIVVIDLLYMGDLLFATPFFRNLRQKYPEAKIDLIVNANFYDIIEDNPHFDEVYAYDKDWSITKSIQFARQLRSNDYDLGLNIHGNWRTAILLRIINPDYNVGYGTKGRGIWLDRSLVSSENKHMVEVYLDFLRELGFSGLDDKGLELEIDPQAEESMEEFLASQGITEAERLVGLNTGGSWPTKQWMQEGFAQLADRLRWDYDSRVIFFGGPGDVERVEEIAAQMETEPVIAAGKTGLKELAALASFCDLFISGDTGPVHVAAAVGTPTIAIFGPSDETKYQPYGDQHQVVKTELNCRPCGEHHCPEEHHNCMADITVEDILEIVEEGM; translated from the coding sequence ATGGAAGCTGAAGTTAGAGAACCAGAAAGGATTGTAGTGATTGATCTGCTCTATATGGGAGACTTATTATTTGCGACTCCTTTCTTTAGAAACTTAAGACAGAAGTATCCGGAAGCTAAGATAGATCTGATAGTTAATGCTAACTTTTATGATATTATTGAAGATAATCCCCACTTCGATGAAGTCTACGCCTATGACAAAGACTGGAGTATCACCAAAAGTATTCAGTTTGCTCGGCAGCTGCGCTCAAATGATTATGACTTAGGTTTGAATATCCACGGCAACTGGCGGACGGCGATTCTGCTTAGAATAATCAATCCTGATTATAATGTAGGCTACGGTACTAAAGGAAGAGGAATCTGGCTCGATCGGTCCCTAGTTTCCAGTGAGAATAAGCATATGGTGGAGGTCTATCTCGACTTTCTGCGGGAGCTAGGCTTTAGCGGACTGGATGATAAAGGACTGGAGCTGGAGATTGATCCGCAGGCTGAGGAGTCTATGGAGGAGTTCTTAGCTTCACAGGGCATAACAGAAGCTGAGCGGTTGGTCGGTTTAAATACCGGCGGCAGCTGGCCGACAAAACAGTGGATGCAGGAAGGCTTTGCTCAGCTGGCTGATAGGCTCCGATGGGATTACGACAGCAGAGTAATCTTCTTCGGCGGCCCCGGTGATGTCGAACGGGTAGAAGAGATAGCTGCTCAGATGGAGACGGAACCAGTTATCGCTGCCGGTAAGACAGGCCTAAAGGAGCTGGCAGCCTTAGCCAGTTTCTGTGATCTCTTCATCAGCGGTGATACCGGGCCGGTTCATGTGGCAGCAGCTGTCGGTACCCCGACGATTGCTATCTTTGGGCCGTCGGATGAGACCAAGTACCAGCCCTACGGCGATCAGCATCAGGTGGTCAAGACTGAACTAAACTGTCGGCCCTGCGGTGAGCATCACTGTCCTGAAGAGCATCATAACTGTATGGCCGATATTACTGTGGAGGATATTCTAGAGATAGTAGAGGAGGGGATGTAG
- a CDS encoding glycosyltransferase family 9 protein yields the protein MNKKLDQIERILIIRLSAIGDVIHALPVAKAVRESYPEAEISWIVESKAQDLVVDNPNLDNVILLPKEEWKAEFKEAKWATLKRAKGFFDELTRKYDFDLALDVHGLFKSGLTAYLSGADRIIGPGDCREGSWLFYDQQVELPDRIHQIDRNLTVAEAIGAESEEVSFDIAVTEEERERVEELLTDLEVNKEQPLVAINPFTSWSSKDWLPDRYALLADRLISKLGCEVVFTGGPGDREGVAEIMELMAQPAYNLAGKTNLKELAEVYNRTDLFIGGDTGPMHLAVAMDTRVIALMGPTTAATHGPYGGQHIVIQPELDCIECWDRVCERNNECMKEISGEEVFNAVREALGSDRNGS from the coding sequence ATGAATAAGAAGCTGGACCAAATAGAAAGGATCTTAATTATTAGATTAAGTGCTATCGGGGATGTGATCCATGCTCTGCCGGTAGCCAAAGCTGTGCGGGAGAGCTATCCCGAGGCGGAGATTAGCTGGATTGTGGAAAGTAAGGCCCAGGATCTAGTAGTGGATAATCCTAACTTGGATAATGTGATTTTACTGCCTAAGGAAGAATGGAAGGCTGAGTTTAAGGAAGCTAAGTGGGCAACATTAAAGCGGGCTAAAGGATTTTTTGATGAGTTAACAAGGAAGTATGACTTTGATCTAGCTCTGGATGTCCACGGCCTCTTCAAAAGCGGTTTAACGGCCTACTTAAGCGGAGCAGATAGGATAATCGGCCCCGGTGACTGTAGAGAAGGAAGCTGGCTATTTTATGATCAACAGGTTGAATTACCAGACAGGATACATCAGATAGACAGAAACTTGACTGTGGCTGAAGCTATCGGCGCTGAAAGTGAAGAAGTTTCTTTCGATATAGCAGTTACGGAGGAAGAAAGAGAGCGGGTTGAGGAACTCCTTACTGATCTAGAAGTAAATAAAGAACAGCCCCTGGTAGCCATCAATCCCTTTACCAGCTGGTCGTCTAAGGACTGGCTGCCGGATAGATATGCTCTCTTAGCTGACCGGCTGATTAGTAAGCTAGGCTGTGAAGTAGTCTTTACCGGCGGACCGGGCGATAGAGAGGGTGTCGCTGAGATTATGGAGCTGATGGCTCAGCCGGCCTATAATTTAGCCGGAAAAACTAATCTAAAGGAGCTGGCCGAAGTATATAACCGAACTGATCTCTTTATCGGCGGCGATACCGGCCCAATGCATCTGGCTGTAGCCATGGATACGAGGGTGATAGCCCTGATGGGGCCGACAACGGCTGCTACCCATGGGCCTTACGGCGGTCAACATATAGTGATTCAGCCGGAGCTGGACTGTATTGAATGCTGGGATAGAGTCTGTGAAAGGAATAATGAATGTATGAAGGAGATAAGTGGGGAAGAAGTATTTAACGCAGTCAGGGAAGCATTAGGGAGTGACAGAAATGGAAGCTGA